A stretch of Schaalia odontolytica DNA encodes these proteins:
- the clpB gene encoding ATP-dependent chaperone ClpB, producing the protein MAREMTTKAQEAVSSALQAAGAAGNPQVEPIHLLEALIEQREGIALSLLEAVGADVRAIGARTRNALVALPSAQGASAGSAQPSNALLAVVRDAGERAEAGGDQYISTEHLLIALAASQTEAGRILTQGGVEADALTQALAQLRPDPITSADPEGSFEALSKYGRDLTEVAREGKLDPVIGRDNEIRRVVQVLSRRTKNNPVLIGEPGVGKTAVVEGLAQRIVAGDVPESLRDKRLVSLDVASMVAGAKYRGEFEERLKAVLAEIQRSDGQIITFIDELHTVVGAGGGSEGAMDAGNMLKPMLARGELRMVGATTLDEYRENIEKDPALERRFQQVFVGEPSVEDTVAILRGIAPKYEAHHKVTISDGALVAAATLSNRYITGRQLPDKAIDLIDEAASRLRMELDSSPVEIDELRRSVDRLRMEESYLTESDPEGLDEATQERLSKLRADLADREESLRALTARWEAEKAGHNRVGELRVQLDSLRTQLDLAVREGRWEEAGRLQNGEIPAVERQIAEAEAQAEEQDARSDDEPMIAEKVGPAEIAEVIEAWTGIPTGKLLQTETDKLLHMEDELGKRLIGQKDAVRAVSDAVRRSRAGLSDPNRPTGSFLFLGPTGVGKTELAKALAEFLFDDERAMVRIDMSEYSEKHSVARLVGAPPGYVGYEQGGQLTEAVRRRPYSVVLLDEVEKADPEIFDILLQVLDDGRLTDGQGRTVDFRNTILILTSNLGSQFLADPDLTPEEKRESVMSVVSAAFRPEFLNRLDETVMFDALTRENLGEIVDLLVASLESRLRERRIGLTVTEPARGWLARVGYDPAFGARPLRRLIQREIGDRLAKLLLSGDVQDGQNVTVDINDSIDGLVMNVDKP; encoded by the coding sequence ATGGCACGTGAAATGACGACAAAGGCGCAGGAGGCCGTCTCCTCTGCGCTCCAGGCTGCCGGTGCAGCCGGTAACCCGCAGGTGGAGCCCATCCACCTGCTCGAAGCACTGATTGAACAGCGCGAAGGTATCGCGCTCTCCCTGCTCGAGGCCGTTGGGGCCGACGTGCGCGCGATCGGCGCGCGCACTCGCAATGCCCTCGTGGCGCTCCCGAGTGCGCAGGGCGCATCCGCCGGAAGCGCCCAGCCCTCGAACGCTCTTCTCGCGGTCGTTCGCGACGCTGGCGAGCGCGCCGAGGCTGGCGGCGACCAGTACATCTCGACCGAGCATCTGCTGATCGCGCTGGCTGCGTCGCAGACCGAGGCGGGGCGTATCCTCACCCAGGGCGGCGTCGAAGCTGATGCGCTGACGCAGGCCCTCGCGCAGCTGCGCCCCGATCCGATCACCTCGGCGGACCCCGAGGGGTCCTTCGAGGCCCTGTCCAAGTACGGGCGGGACCTGACGGAGGTGGCGCGCGAAGGCAAGCTCGATCCGGTCATCGGCCGCGACAACGAGATTCGCCGCGTCGTGCAGGTCCTGTCCCGTCGTACCAAGAACAATCCTGTTCTGATCGGCGAGCCCGGCGTCGGCAAGACGGCCGTCGTTGAAGGCCTCGCCCAGCGCATCGTTGCGGGCGACGTCCCGGAGTCCCTGCGCGACAAGCGCCTCGTCTCCCTCGACGTTGCGTCGATGGTTGCCGGCGCGAAGTACCGCGGTGAGTTCGAGGAACGCCTGAAGGCGGTCCTCGCTGAGATTCAGCGCTCGGACGGGCAGATCATCACCTTCATCGACGAGCTGCACACCGTCGTTGGTGCGGGTGGCGGCTCCGAAGGTGCGATGGACGCGGGCAACATGCTCAAGCCCATGCTCGCCCGCGGCGAGCTACGCATGGTCGGCGCGACCACCCTCGACGAGTACCGCGAGAACATCGAAAAGGACCCGGCGCTTGAGCGCCGCTTCCAGCAGGTGTTCGTCGGCGAGCCCTCGGTTGAGGACACGGTTGCGATCCTGCGCGGTATCGCGCCGAAGTACGAGGCGCACCACAAGGTGACCATCTCCGACGGTGCGCTCGTTGCCGCGGCGACCCTGTCGAACCGCTACATCACGGGGCGTCAGCTGCCTGACAAGGCGATCGACCTGATCGACGAGGCGGCCTCGCGCCTGCGCATGGAGCTGGACTCCTCGCCCGTCGAGATCGACGAGCTGCGCCGCAGCGTGGATCGCCTCCGCATGGAGGAGTCCTACCTGACCGAGTCCGATCCGGAGGGCCTCGATGAGGCTACCCAGGAGCGGCTGAGCAAGCTGCGTGCCGACCTCGCTGACCGCGAGGAGAGCCTGCGTGCTCTGACGGCTCGCTGGGAGGCTGAGAAGGCTGGCCACAACCGCGTTGGTGAGCTGCGCGTCCAGCTCGACTCGCTGCGTACCCAGCTGGACCTGGCCGTGCGCGAGGGACGCTGGGAGGAAGCCGGGCGCCTGCAGAACGGTGAAATCCCGGCCGTCGAGCGTCAGATTGCTGAGGCAGAAGCGCAGGCCGAGGAGCAGGATGCTCGAAGCGACGACGAGCCGATGATCGCCGAGAAGGTCGGCCCCGCAGAGATCGCCGAGGTGATCGAGGCGTGGACCGGAATTCCGACGGGTAAGCTCCTGCAAACGGAGACGGACAAGCTCCTGCACATGGAGGATGAGCTCGGAAAGCGCCTGATCGGTCAGAAAGATGCCGTGCGTGCGGTGTCCGATGCGGTCCGTCGCTCCCGTGCAGGCCTGTCTGACCCGAACCGTCCGACCGGTTCGTTCCTTTTCCTCGGCCCGACGGGTGTGGGTAAGACGGAGCTGGCCAAGGCGCTCGCGGAGTTCCTCTTCGACGACGAGCGTGCGATGGTGCGTATCGACATGTCCGAGTACTCCGAAAAGCACTCGGTGGCGCGCCTCGTCGGTGCCCCTCCGGGGTACGTGGGCTACGAGCAGGGCGGTCAGCTGACCGAGGCGGTGCGTCGTCGTCCCTACTCCGTCGTTCTGCTGGACGAAGTTGAGAAGGCCGATCCTGAGATTTTCGACATTCTTTTGCAGGTTCTGGATGACGGACGTCTCACTGACGGACAGGGGCGGACGGTCGACTTCCGCAACACCATTCTGATCCTCACCTCGAACCTCGGATCGCAGTTCCTGGCGGACCCGGACTTGACACCCGAAGAAAAGCGGGAGTCTGTCATGTCCGTCGTGTCGGCGGCCTTCCGTCCGGAGTTCCTCAATAGGCTGGATGAGACGGTCATGTTTGACGCTCTTACCCGCGAAAATCTGGGCGAGATCGTCGATTTGCTCGTCGCGTCGCTGGAGTCTCGCCTGCGCGAGCGTCGCATCGGTTTGACAGTAACCGAACCGGCCCGTGGATGGCTCGCTCGAGTCGGCTACGATCCGGCCTTCGGAGCGCGCCCGCTGCGCCGCTTGATTCAGCGCGAGATTGGCGATCGACTGGCCAAGCTGCTGCTCAGTGGAGACGTTCAAGATGGTCAGAATGTGACAGTTGACATCAACGATTCCATTGACGGGCTTGTCATGAATGTTGATAAACCCTGA
- a CDS encoding YbjN domain-containing protein, whose protein sequence is MGWLWRADADGGTDGEETPRRRELPDDTASDMEQWGGSNAAPPEGIVTGNSEFEANRFDMVRPITQERLGLLFDSEGWAWRIDSDGDLCGFWEGHLFCFRFLGDSREVLSIVAFMKSLVPIEFGEDLRDFLQAWHGEFLWPKAYVADQDEGDRVVAEVNADYEYGATDAQLVQQVMCALATTLQLFRALEERYGLDDDEGSGPAGGHQRGFDGPAWLPES, encoded by the coding sequence ATGGGCTGGCTATGGCGGGCGGATGCCGACGGAGGAACCGACGGTGAGGAGACGCCTCGCCGCCGCGAACTGCCGGACGATACCGCCTCTGATATGGAACAATGGGGAGGTAGCAATGCAGCACCTCCGGAAGGAATTGTCACGGGTAATTCGGAGTTTGAAGCCAATCGTTTCGATATGGTTCGTCCCATCACGCAGGAGCGCCTAGGGCTCCTTTTTGACTCTGAGGGGTGGGCGTGGCGTATCGATAGCGATGGAGATCTCTGCGGTTTCTGGGAGGGGCATCTGTTCTGCTTCCGCTTCCTCGGAGACTCGCGCGAGGTGCTGTCGATCGTTGCCTTCATGAAGAGCCTCGTTCCCATTGAATTTGGTGAGGATCTGCGTGACTTCCTGCAGGCGTGGCACGGCGAGTTCCTGTGGCCCAAGGCCTACGTCGCCGATCAGGACGAGGGGGACCGTGTCGTCGCCGAGGTGAATGCCGATTACGAGTATGGTGCGACGGATGCGCAGCTCGTGCAGCAGGTGATGTGTGCGCTGGCGACAACCCTTCAGCTTTTCCGCGCGCTCGAGGAGCGCTATGGCCTTGATGATGATGAAGGGTCCGGTCCTGCCGGCGGTCATCAGCGCGGGTTTGATGGCCCTGCCTGGCTTCCCGAGAGCTGA